Proteins encoded in a region of the Paucidesulfovibrio longus DSM 6739 genome:
- a CDS encoding mercuric transporter MerT family protein, whose amino-acid sequence MTALKGETSMKTDPSGGKRLIGFGLIGAVVSGILASACCIGPLLLVFLGIGSAGALTALEPYRPYMMALTFLFLGGAFYFTYRKPKAAGCEESEACCKNGGRKFQKIMLWIAAVFALAMLFSPQILLALLD is encoded by the coding sequence ATGACAGCCCTGAAAGGAGAGACTTCCATGAAAACTGACCCGTCGGGAGGAAAAAGACTCATCGGCTTTGGCCTTATCGGCGCGGTGGTGTCCGGCATTCTCGCCTCGGCCTGCTGCATCGGTCCGCTTCTGCTGGTCTTTCTCGGAATCGGCAGCGCCGGTGCCTTGACCGCCCTTGAACCGTACCGCCCATATATGATGGCCCTGACCTTTCTGTTCCTCGGCGGGGCGTTCTATTTTACCTATCGCAAACCGAAAGCCGCCGGATGCGAAGAAAGTGAAGCCTGCTGCAAAAACGGCGGCAGGAAATTCCAGAAGATCATGCTGTGGATTGCCGCCGTGTTTGCCTTGGCCATGCTGTTTTCCCCGCAGATTCTGCTGGCTCTGCTTGACTGA
- a CDS encoding NHL repeat-containing protein, giving the protein MRTKRAFLIFTIVVLLVILAVLSSRQWFPRPQEAPYRFILSWGKSGSGPGEFHNPIGIAIAGDRVFVSDAGNHRIQVFDRAGNFLFSFGHQGARLGELGRPMHMEAKGGKLYVADYLNDRVQVFSLDGKPLRTIGSPGSGPGQFDAPSGMAVDDEGLLYVVDFFNHRVQVLDAEGRFIKQFGKTGEKGIWAALFNYPTDVELLPNGRLIVADAYNDRVQVFDPNGKFLHKWGGPFAIDIPGSAPGWFKVATGVAIDRQGSIFVADFYNHRVQKFSSDGTFLVRLGNEGSDPGQLKLPTDMAVDEGGNVYVVDFGNDRIQKFGPPE; this is encoded by the coding sequence GTGCGGACAAAGCGTGCCTTCCTGATATTCACCATAGTGGTTTTGCTCGTCATTCTAGCTGTTTTGTCAAGCCGCCAGTGGTTTCCCCGTCCGCAGGAAGCCCCTTACCGCTTTATCCTTTCCTGGGGAAAATCGGGTAGCGGTCCCGGTGAATTTCATAATCCGATCGGTATCGCCATCGCGGGCGACCGGGTTTTCGTCAGCGATGCAGGAAACCATCGCATCCAGGTTTTCGACCGGGCAGGAAACTTCCTGTTTTCCTTCGGCCATCAGGGGGCCCGGCTGGGCGAACTGGGGCGGCCAATGCACATGGAAGCAAAAGGCGGAAAGCTGTACGTGGCGGATTACCTGAACGACAGGGTTCAGGTCTTTTCCTTGGACGGAAAACCGTTAAGAACGATCGGAAGTCCCGGGTCTGGACCCGGCCAGTTCGATGCTCCCTCCGGGATGGCGGTTGATGATGAGGGACTGCTCTATGTGGTCGACTTTTTCAACCACCGAGTGCAAGTCCTCGACGCCGAGGGAAGATTTATCAAGCAATTCGGCAAAACTGGAGAAAAAGGCATCTGGGCAGCTCTTTTCAATTACCCCACCGACGTCGAACTCCTTCCAAATGGCCGCCTCATTGTGGCGGACGCCTATAACGACCGTGTCCAGGTCTTCGATCCAAACGGAAAGTTTCTGCACAAGTGGGGCGGCCCCTTCGCCATCGACATTCCGGGCAGTGCCCCCGGCTGGTTCAAAGTCGCTACTGGAGTGGCGATAGACCGGCAAGGAAGCATCTTTGTTGCGGATTTTTACAATCACCGGGTGCAAAAGTTTTCTTCAGATGGCACTTTTTTGGTGCGTCTCGGAAACGAGGGTAGCGACCCCGGCCAGCTCAAGTTGCCGACGGACATGGCCGTAGACGAGGGTGGGAATGTGTATGTCGTGGATTTCGGGAATGACCGGATTCAGAAGTTTGGCCCTCCAGAATAG
- a CDS encoding recombinase family protein yields MRLFGYARVSTSQQSLSIQVKALKEAGVKASRIYTDKMSGSHVDRDGLHLLRIKVEEGDVILVKKLDRLGRDTADMIQLIKEFDDMGVAIRFLDDGISTEGTMGKMVVTILSAVAQAERQRILERTNEGRVEAKAKGVKFGRKRTIDRKQLQALHEKGMGATDIARKMSIGRSTVYKLLNEKFSD; encoded by the coding sequence ATGCGCCTCTTTGGTTATGCTCGGGTGTCTACGAGCCAACAATCCCTCAGCATTCAGGTTAAGGCCCTTAAAGAAGCCGGAGTCAAGGCAAGCCGCATCTATACTGACAAGATGTCCGGTAGTCATGTGGATCGTGATGGATTACATCTGTTGCGAATCAAAGTCGAAGAAGGTGATGTTATTCTAGTCAAGAAGCTGGATCGGCTCGGTCGAGATACCGCAGATATGATCCAGCTCATCAAAGAGTTCGATGATATGGGCGTTGCCATCCGTTTCTTGGATGACGGCATCAGCACAGAAGGTACGATGGGGAAAATGGTCGTCACAATTTTGTCCGCCGTAGCCCAGGCGGAACGCCAACGCATTCTTGAGCGCACCAACGAAGGTCGCGTGGAGGCAAAAGCAAAAGGGGTGAAGTTTGGCCGCAAGCGCACCATCGATAGAAAGCAGTTACAGGCTTTGCATGAAAAAGGTATGGGGGCTACTGACATTGCCAGGAAAATGAGTATAGGCCGTTCAACAGTATACAAATTACTGAATGAAAAATTTAGTGATTGA
- a CDS encoding transporter, producing MKTGQQRTWLSFVQRVLRAVFPALLLSGLTAPVLAAPITFNTALPVARGEGIFRAQFKYLTASDDGPGNRDLTVGMVPLVGVYGLTEKWALFGIFPYLDKELEVNTPSGRRTRDVSGLGDTTLLARYTVFQQDRPGQTFRIAPFVGIETPTGKDNENDSLGRLPQPLQLGSGSWDPLLGVVTTWQTLERQVDAALSYKANTEANDFEFGDVARFDLSYQHRLWPRKLGPGVPAFLYGVLESNLIWQDQNEVGGQKDSDSGGTTLYLAPGIQWVTKRTVLESAVQLPLIQDLKGNALENDFIWTLSFRLNF from the coding sequence ATGAAAACCGGTCAGCAGAGAACCTGGCTCAGCTTTGTTCAACGAGTCCTGCGGGCAGTGTTTCCGGCTTTGCTGCTGAGCGGCCTGACGGCCCCGGTTCTTGCCGCCCCTATCACCTTCAATACCGCCTTGCCGGTCGCCCGGGGAGAAGGGATCTTCCGCGCCCAATTCAAGTATTTAACCGCCTCGGATGACGGTCCCGGAAATCGAGACCTTACGGTCGGGATGGTTCCGTTGGTCGGAGTGTATGGCCTGACCGAAAAATGGGCACTGTTCGGCATTTTCCCCTATCTGGACAAGGAATTGGAAGTAAACACCCCTTCGGGCAGGCGCACCCGAGATGTTTCAGGACTTGGGGATACCACCCTTCTGGCCCGCTACACGGTTTTCCAGCAAGACCGACCTGGGCAGACCTTCCGCATCGCCCCCTTTGTCGGCATCGAGACCCCGACGGGGAAGGATAACGAGAACGACTCCCTGGGCCGTCTGCCCCAGCCGTTACAGCTCGGTTCCGGTTCCTGGGACCCCCTGCTGGGAGTCGTGACCACTTGGCAGACCCTGGAGCGGCAGGTCGATGCCGCCCTCTCCTACAAGGCCAACACAGAGGCGAACGATTTCGAGTTCGGCGACGTGGCCCGCTTCGACCTCTCCTACCAGCACCGGCTGTGGCCCCGTAAGCTGGGTCCCGGAGTTCCGGCTTTTCTTTACGGCGTGCTGGAAAGCAACCTGATCTGGCAGGACCAGAACGAGGTCGGCGGCCAAAAAGATTCCGATTCCGGTGGCACAACCCTCTATCTGGCCCCGGGAATCCAGTGGGTAACGAAACGAACTGTCCTTGAATCGGCGGTGCAGCTCCCCCTCATCCAGGACCTCAAAGGCAACGCACTGGAAAATGATTTCATCTGGACCCTGAGTTTTCGTCTCAACTTCTAG
- the merA gene encoding mercury(II) reductase: MTTSNYDLIILGGGAAAFAAATEADRQNLRTIIINAGLPLGGTCVNVGCVPSKHLLALGKNLHHPAHPDFPSVEAVTPSFDFPRAMADKDALVNALRQQNYQDVLDSFQQVEYLEGRGKLIDAHMVEAARKKLTGDKILIATGSSTKIPPFKGLEETGYLTHIEALELQRLPASLVIFGAGFLALEFAQIFNRMGTRVTLVARAPRILRIQEPEISVALRGYFEAEGIEIVTEAGVQEICKGQNGKQVALTTPSGERRLETEEILVATGVRGNIDGLGLGQVGVATEHGERIAVNEHLQTSVPHIYAAGDVTGRIQLETVAAKEGKIAVENAFADAGKVLDFQSIPYAVFTDPEVASVGMTEAEYVAIYGTCSCRTVSLDRVPRAVAVRDTRGLLKMVAHHETGQVMGVHLLAPNASEMIHEAVLAVKHGLSVDDLIDTVHVFPTYSEAIKIAAQAFRRNISTMSCCVE, encoded by the coding sequence GTGACGACAAGCAACTATGACCTCATCATCCTCGGTGGCGGCGCGGCAGCTTTTGCTGCGGCGACTGAAGCTGATCGCCAAAATCTGCGTACGATCATCATTAATGCCGGTCTTCCCCTGGGTGGTACCTGCGTCAACGTCGGCTGCGTGCCGAGCAAGCACCTGCTGGCGCTGGGGAAAAACCTGCATCATCCGGCTCATCCCGATTTTCCCAGTGTCGAAGCGGTCACTCCATCCTTCGATTTCCCACGGGCCATGGCCGACAAGGATGCACTGGTCAATGCGTTGCGGCAGCAGAACTATCAGGATGTTCTGGACAGTTTTCAACAGGTTGAATATTTGGAAGGACGCGGCAAGTTGATTGATGCCCATATGGTCGAGGCCGCCAGGAAAAAACTGACCGGCGACAAGATCCTGATCGCCACCGGCAGCTCCACCAAAATTCCTCCTTTTAAAGGTCTGGAAGAAACCGGCTACCTGACCCACATCGAGGCCTTGGAATTGCAGCGACTCCCTGCGTCTTTGGTCATCTTTGGGGCCGGATTTCTCGCCCTGGAATTTGCCCAGATTTTCAACCGGATGGGAACTCGGGTGACCCTGGTGGCGCGAGCCCCGCGCATCCTGCGTATCCAGGAACCAGAAATATCCGTTGCCCTGCGCGGCTATTTTGAAGCGGAGGGGATCGAGATTGTCACCGAAGCCGGGGTGCAGGAGATCTGCAAAGGTCAAAACGGCAAACAAGTGGCCCTGACCACTCCCAGTGGGGAGCGCCGGTTGGAAACCGAAGAAATTCTGGTCGCCACCGGCGTCCGTGGCAATATCGACGGACTCGGTTTGGGGCAGGTCGGCGTTGCCACCGAACATGGCGAGCGGATCGCAGTGAATGAACATCTGCAGACCAGCGTGCCGCATATCTATGCCGCCGGTGACGTCACCGGCAGAATACAACTGGAAACTGTCGCGGCCAAGGAAGGGAAAATAGCCGTTGAGAATGCCTTCGCCGATGCGGGCAAAGTCCTCGATTTCCAGAGCATCCCCTATGCCGTATTCACCGACCCGGAAGTAGCCAGCGTCGGCATGACCGAAGCGGAGTATGTGGCCATTTACGGCACCTGCTCCTGCCGGACGGTCAGCCTCGACCGGGTTCCCCGCGCCGTTGCGGTCAGGGATACGCGGGGTCTCTTGAAGATGGTGGCACATCACGAAACGGGGCAGGTGATGGGAGTACACCTCCTGGCCCCCAACGCCTCGGAGATGATCCACGAGGCGGTGCTGGCGGTCAAACACGGCTTGAGTGTGGACGACCTGATCGATACCGTGCACGTCTTTCCGACCTACAGCGAGGCGATCAAGATCGCCGCTCAGGCCTTCCGCCGGAACATCTCAACCATGAGCTGCTGTGTGGAATAG
- a CDS encoding MerR family transcriptional regulator → MKGLTIGQLAQQSGVQVETVKFYQRRGLIQQPPRPESGFRKYSPETVRQIRFIRRAKELGFSLQEISELLSLRVAPGTSCREIKARAEAKLADIQQKQRDLERMETILRQLAETCQGQGPLSECPILGALDEKEEDDSG, encoded by the coding sequence ATGAAAGGGTTGACCATTGGCCAACTGGCCCAACAGTCCGGAGTGCAAGTGGAAACGGTCAAATTCTACCAGCGTCGCGGACTCATCCAGCAGCCGCCTCGCCCTGAATCAGGGTTCCGGAAATACTCACCTGAGACGGTGCGGCAGATCCGCTTTATCCGCCGCGCCAAGGAACTCGGATTCTCTTTGCAGGAAATTAGCGAGCTGCTCAGCCTGCGGGTTGCTCCAGGGACAAGTTGTCGCGAGATCAAGGCCCGGGCCGAAGCCAAACTCGCCGACATCCAACAGAAACAGAGGGATCTGGAGAGGATGGAGACAATCCTGCGGCAACTGGCCGAGACCTGTCAGGGCCAGGGGCCGCTCAGCGAATGCCCGATTCTGGGTGCCCTGGATGAAAAGGAGGAAGATGATTCTGGATGA
- the merF gene encoding mercury resistance system transport protein MerF, translating into MSKPGKQYRNRFFAALAGTVAVALCCFTLALVLLLAGLGLSSLTPYLDMVLLPALLILIIIAVRSYRKWKASQE; encoded by the coding sequence ATGAGCAAACCCGGCAAACAGTACCGTAACCGCTTTTTCGCCGCATTGGCCGGTACGGTCGCGGTGGCGCTCTGCTGCTTCACGCTGGCCCTGGTTCTGCTGCTCGCAGGCCTGGGCCTGAGTTCTCTGACCCCCTATCTCGATATGGTGCTCCTGCCGGCCCTGCTCATTCTGATCATCATCGCCGTGCGTTCCTATCGGAAATGGAAAGCATCCCAAGAGTAG
- a CDS encoding SHOCT domain-containing protein, with the protein MMHGNGMMEGMPMMGAAGWIFMILLWGFAIVGFIFTVQWLLSKRKSEKEERPLQSPLDILKSRYVRGEITEEEYNRIKKDLE; encoded by the coding sequence ATGATGCACGGTAATGGAATGATGGAAGGAATGCCTATGATGGGCGCCGCCGGCTGGATTTTCATGATACTGCTCTGGGGGTTCGCCATTGTCGGGTTCATTTTCACGGTGCAATGGCTTCTTTCCAAGAGAAAATCCGAAAAGGAAGAGAGGCCTCTCCAGTCGCCTCTCGACATTCTCAAGAGCCGATACGTCAGAGGAGAGATCACTGAGGAGGAATATAACCGGATAAAAAAAGATCTGGAGTAA
- a CDS encoding thioredoxin family protein → MTAKRKIEVFTAGCQVCQQAVEQVEQLACPSCEVQVLDMQDTAVAARAKTLGIRSLPAVAINGQLADCCSGRGLDESKLRAAGIGQPLS, encoded by the coding sequence ATGACCGCGAAACGTAAAATCGAAGTTTTCACTGCCGGTTGTCAGGTCTGTCAGCAGGCCGTCGAACAGGTCGAACAACTTGCTTGTCCTTCCTGCGAGGTGCAGGTCCTTGACATGCAGGACACGGCTGTCGCCGCTCGGGCAAAGACACTGGGCATCCGTTCCCTGCCCGCCGTTGCCATTAACGGCCAGCTCGCAGACTGTTGCTCTGGACGCGGACTGGACGAGAGCAAGCTCAGGGCCGCCGGAATCGGTCAGCCGCTGTCCTGA
- a CDS encoding DsrE family protein, with translation MKRILLLITGLILLTAPAMAGAGDGKTFLIHAKTSMDLDDAQICAVPNVAWTALQEGYKVVILFDASGVTAIKKGGLFGGDQTPLDKAALPERERLSLTEQLGVPLENVPHDYGQYIRFLKAKGVELYANRTMMLLYKIGEDEIEQTVTPIGLKNMVELLENRDVYVAY, from the coding sequence ATGAAACGGATTCTTTTACTGATCACCGGATTGATTCTGCTCACAGCCCCCGCCATGGCCGGAGCAGGTGACGGCAAAACCTTTCTCATCCACGCCAAAACCTCAATGGATCTGGACGACGCCCAGATCTGCGCCGTGCCCAATGTCGCCTGGACCGCCCTGCAAGAGGGATACAAGGTTGTCATCCTGTTCGACGCCAGCGGCGTGACGGCGATCAAGAAGGGGGGTCTGTTCGGCGGCGACCAGACGCCGCTGGACAAGGCGGCGCTTCCGGAGCGCGAACGCCTGTCTCTGACCGAACAGCTCGGGGTGCCGCTGGAGAACGTCCCCCACGACTACGGGCAGTACATCCGCTTTTTGAAGGCGAAAGGGGTCGAACTCTACGCCAACCGGACCATGATGCTGCTCTACAAGATCGGCGAGGATGAAATCGAACAGACGGTGACCCCCATCGGCTTGAAGAATATGGTGGAACTGTTAGAGAACCGCGATGTTTATGTAGCCTATTGA
- a CDS encoding metal-binding (seleno)protein, with translation MKKVWQIAATTILLGDLTIAPMTLPASCGCSTTCGVTSAHAAESQTVDLALEGLTCASCKFAVKAALKRLDGVEQVDVNYEERKATVVYDPEKVTPQQLVDAVNATGFHAELRSSADEK, from the coding sequence ATGAAAAAAGTCTGGCAAATTGCTGCGACCACGATCCTCTTGGGCGACCTGACCATAGCCCCCATGACCTTGCCTGCCTCCTGCGGTTGTTCAACCACCTGTGGCGTGACAAGCGCCCATGCGGCGGAAAGCCAGACCGTCGATTTGGCTCTGGAGGGGCTGACTTGCGCATCCTGCAAATTTGCGGTCAAGGCGGCGCTGAAACGTTTGGACGGGGTTGAGCAGGTGGACGTCAACTATGAAGAACGCAAGGCTACGGTCGTTTACGATCCCGAGAAAGTGACGCCGCAGCAACTGGTCGATGCGGTCAATGCGACCGGCTTCCATGCGGAACTTCGATCATCAGCGGACGAAAAGTGA
- a CDS encoding heavy-metal-associated domain-containing protein yields MVWRTLNTILVVLLVLLPVTAAAEVTQAVVSVEGMSCPFCAFGVEKKLKTVDGTSEVKVDMKGGTATLVAKDGKSLEIGQIGQAVRTAGFTPGRLRITAIGVVKQENENLLLVVRNSSLTIHLLNLPLPLKQQLLALVKSGAVASLSGTVHEHVDDLPAMTPETVLEVTP; encoded by the coding sequence ATGGTATGGCGAACGCTTAACACTATCTTGGTCGTGTTGCTTGTCCTGCTCCCGGTGACAGCAGCAGCCGAAGTTACCCAGGCCGTGGTCTCTGTAGAGGGGATGTCCTGCCCCTTCTGCGCCTTTGGGGTCGAGAAAAAACTCAAGACCGTCGATGGCACAAGCGAAGTGAAGGTGGACATGAAAGGCGGCACCGCTACCCTGGTTGCCAAAGACGGCAAGTCTCTTGAGATCGGCCAGATCGGCCAAGCGGTCCGGACTGCTGGATTTACGCCTGGCCGCCTGAGAATCACTGCCATCGGCGTGGTGAAGCAAGAGAATGAGAACCTGTTGTTGGTCGTGCGCAACTCATCTCTGACCATCCATTTGCTCAACCTGCCGCTGCCGCTCAAACAGCAGTTGCTGGCCCTGGTGAAATCCGGAGCAGTGGCGAGTCTTTCCGGAACCGTGCATGAGCACGTGGACGACTTGCCGGCCATGACGCCGGAAACTGTTCTGGAGGTCACGCCATGA